One Methanolobus sp. WCC4 DNA segment encodes these proteins:
- a CDS encoding winged helix-turn-helix domain-containing protein — protein sequence MKSEYSQKKEEWLQRVEKEGRKKANPTEDHKIGLQTMQNPTRRQILKILFDSSVSIEDIGEKLDLNSSMAKFHVEMLENALYVDKVEDSDPLMYQISPRGEAFLENVAGKE from the coding sequence ATGAAAAGCGAGTATTCCCAAAAGAAGGAAGAATGGCTCCAAAGAGTGGAAAAAGAAGGAAGAAAGAAAGCAAATCCGACTGAAGACCATAAGATAGGACTGCAGACAATGCAGAACCCCACACGTCGTCAGATCCTTAAGATACTATTTGATAGTTCGGTTAGTATTGAAGATATAGGGGAAAAGCTAGATCTCAATAGTTCTATGGCAAAGTTCCATGTTGAAATGCTGGAAAATGCGCTTTATGTGGACAAAGTTGAGGACAGTGATCCACTGATGTATCAGATATCACCAAGAGGTGAAGCTTTTCTTGAGAACGTAGCGGGGAAGGAATAA
- a CDS encoding carboxymuconolactone decarboxylase family protein, giving the protein MNKQERIDEIDRRIGFNSMKKAIMEDGAIDSRTKKLLTIASAVAVGCDACFSTNRKRAKDAGISDEEIEEAILVASLIRLGSGLNYTWKMIDE; this is encoded by the coding sequence ATGAATAAACAGGAAAGGATCGATGAGATCGACAGGAGAATAGGTTTCAATTCCATGAAAAAAGCCATCATGGAAGATGGAGCAATTGACAGCAGAACCAAGAAACTCCTTACAATTGCAAGTGCTGTTGCCGTTGGTTGTGATGCATGTTTTTCAACCAATAGAAAACGTGCAAAGGATGCCGGCATTTCAGATGAGGAGATCGAGGAAGCAATACTTGTTGCCTCTCTTATCAGACTGGGGTCAGGACTGAACTATACATGGAAAATGATAGATGAGTAA